The window ATTTCCACTCTGATTTTCTACATTTCACACACCTTTAAAAGATTAGAAATCCAAAATGACAGCAAATTAATTTCTGGCCCTCTCACGCGGAATGGAGTCAAGAGCAAAACTAAaactttttactaaaaataaataattattgaattagaAACCGTGTCTTAAAATgaagttaaaataatatcaatgcTTGCTAGCAAATTAAACTACAAATCTTAATGGAGAAAATAATCAACTTAAGTAGTTTCTATTAACTAGAGGCTAAACATTCGAagtaattcatttaaaaagcACTAATTCAATCCTTATAACGCCTAATTAACgagaattaaataatcaacaaatatgAGTTCAAGCATAACGGCTCTATTGTAggaaaaaatcacaaaatttggttaaatttttgGTTCGCGCCGCAATTTCAAAATCAGTTcgaaaaaattatagtatttgcTTGCAATTATTCcataacaatttttttgagcaaaaatgtaaatatgacGCTCAGAAACCTATAGGTGGATGTGTCTCGGCCTGTCCTAACAATGTAGTCTATTTATAAAGAAATCATCGAAAATTGATCGTAAaacatcaacaatatattatcGATCAACAAATTTCATGGATTTCCTAAATAGATTTTAATGTTGCGAAACAAatcataatttgattaaaaatcataatttttttgacgAATTACATGAACTTAAACTATAGTGAAATTCATTCACACTTGGCGACTTGCTTTTACAAAACATAATCATTGTTTTGGGAAATTTCCAAGAGCAATACCAACGTATGAGTTGGGAcattgtttcaactttcaaaaCTCATATAAATGTGCTCTTGAACATTGTTTGAGTACAAGCTAAATAAAGATCCCATCAAATTCTtctcataataaaaatactctGTTTTAGTTGGATTCATGGCAGCCTATGCAGCCTTGGTTTCTCTAATGCATCTCATTGATGACATCGAAAACCATCCTTCCCCTCCCATCTCTCTCGACAAACACCAAACTCGGTCTCTCACTCAAAATGTTCACTTTCTGCAGGAATTTCTCCAAGCGTACAAGTCCCCTGTTTCTGACAGCGACGAAGCAGATCCATTGGAGATGCGTATCGCAGATGCAGCTTATGCGGCTGAAGATGTTATCGAATCTCACATTGTCCGCAAGATCCAGCTCGATAGATCAGCCAAAGCAGCCAAAACCGGAAGCTTCTTCCATTGCTTTCGAGGTCCAAAGGATCCCAGAAATGTCTCATCAAATCACGGTGATGGCGATGGTGATGAAGCGGAGAAGTTGTATCAAGGTGTGCAAAATGTGGTTGATGAAATGGATCGGATCAAGAGAGTGGCGAAGGAGGCCAACACTGAGAAGGCGGTGGTGCTTGGTGATCAAGATCAACGGCGTAGATTcgtctcttcttcttccactGGGAAGAAGAGTAGTGGTTTTATGGTGTTCTCTGATGATGTCTTGGACGGGATCATGGAAAAGCTCGTGGCGGACGCACCCGGTCGCCAAGTCATCCCCATTACTGGTATGGGTGGAATAGGTAAAACTGCTCTTGCAAAAGCTGTTTATTCGAAACAAGTTATTAAAGAGCGTTTTGATATTTGTGCTTGGGCCACTATTTCTGAACAATTCAACATAAGAGAGACTTTATGTGAACTTGTTTCTCAAGCTACTAACATAAACAAGAAAATACTTGGTGAAAAGAGTGAAGAAAAATTAGGAGAAGAGCTATACAAATTTTTGTCGGGTAGAAGGTTTCTGATTGTAATGGATGATGTGTGGAACATCGAGTCTTGGGATGATATACAACATTTCTTTCCTAACAATGAGAATTGTAGTCGGATAGTGGTGACGACTAGGCTATCACAGTTGAGTTCTCAATTGAATAATCATTATACTCACCAAGTGAAATTTCTTGACGAGAGTAGTAGTTGGGTCCTATTCTCCAAAACTGTGTTTGGAGAGGAACATTTTCCTCTTGAATTAGAGAAAATTGGAAAGGAAATTACAAGAAATTGTAGAGGACTTCCTCTATCAATTGTTGTAGTGGGGggtattttgaaaaatgtggaACGCACACAAGAATGTTGGGAATCAATAAGAAACAACTTAACTTCAACG is drawn from Salvia hispanica cultivar TCC Black 2014 chromosome 6, UniMelb_Shisp_WGS_1.0, whole genome shotgun sequence and contains these coding sequences:
- the LOC125193246 gene encoding uncharacterized protein LOC125193246 isoform X1, translating into MAAYAALVSLMHLIDDIENHPSPPISLDKHQTRSLTQNVHFLQEFLQAYKSPVSDSDEADPLEMRIADAAYAAEDVIESHIVRKIQLDRSAKAAKTGSFFHCFRGPKDPRNVSSNHGDGDGDEAEKLYQGVQNVVDEMDRIKRVAKEANTEKAVVLGDQDQRRRFVSSSSTGKKSSGFMVFSDDVLDGIMEKLVADAPGRQVIPITGMGGIDVMCLVRYGKCLN